In Eremothecium gossypii ATCC 10895 chromosome V, complete sequence, the genomic stretch CAGAAACTACTATCCATGCAGCCGGTTGGCCTGCAGAAGCTAGTGGTGAACTGTATTTTGGACACGATTTTTAAAGCTGGCATAACGATTACGAATAGGATCCACCTGGAGAAGATCCTGTTGCTATGTGAGTCCCTCATAAAAGTGAACAATCCCAAAATTCACAACTCTGGGGAAGATGCGGAGCAGCATAGTGCGCAGGACGACGATCCAACTAGCTGCTTGTTGAATATTGAACAAGAGAAGCTTGCACAGGTGGTGCACATCTGCCGAAGCCAGTCCATTGAAAAGCAGGTGGAGCTACTCCTAACCTGTAAAAGCTGGTTCTACAAAGGTGGCATACAGATGCGCTACACCTACCCTGCCGTGGTTACTGCTTTTTGGAAACTCATCCGCAAGACAGACATTAAGAAGAGCAAATACCCTTCTCGCGAGAAGAAGTACCGTCAGCTCATTAAACAGCTCTTCAAATATGTTTCTCGCTGTCTGAGCGAGTTGGGCAACACCGTGGGGGCGCCGTGTGCGGATTTAGTATTCAAGATGAATCTTCAGTCAGCGGCCATCGCGGACCACCTGGGCCTCAGTGAGATCTCATACGATTTCTTCACACAGGTTTTCACCATATTTGAGGAGTCACTCAGCGATTCGCGTTCGCAATTCCAGGCCATCATCACCATGGCCCAGACCCTGCAGAAAACCCGCTCGCTCTACGTCGAGAACTATTACGATAGCCTCATTACGCGCTGCACGCTTTACGGCTCCCGCCTGCTCAAAAAACAGGACCAGTGCCGCGCGGTTTACCTCTGCTCACATCTTTGGTGGGCCACCGAGATCCCGCTCATCGGCGAGGAGGAAGGCATCACAGACACGTTTTACCGCGAGGGCAAGCGCGTGCTCGAGTGCCTGCAGCGCTCGCTGCGTGTCGCAGACTCCATCATGGACAATGTGCAGAGCTGCCAGCTCATGGTCGAGATCTTGAACCGCTGCTGCTACTACTTTGTTCACGGCGACGAGTCCGCGACGCACGTCGGCCCCAAATACATCAACGGCCTCATCGAGCTGATCGAGACCAACCTCAAGTCCCTCAAAATCGAGGAGTCTGTCGAGTTCGCAGAAAGCAAGCTCCCTAAGCCCTCCTACGCCAATTTCGTCGTCGGCGTCGATGGTTCTTACATCCAGGTTCCTACATCCCCTACTGCTACCGTCGCTGCGGTGATGAGCAAGCCTCCCAACATTACGATTTCTTCGTTGGTCCCCATTGTCACCGGGTACCTGCAGAGAACTCTCAACTACATAGAAGACCAGAAGGTCGTAGACGATCGCTTCAGGGCAATCATCGTATAGCCACGCACACATATGCAAAATATAACCGTACGCAGTAACCTTGCCGGCCCACCGTACTGCTTTTTTCGCCTCAAATGCCGTCCCCAGTATTCTTCCTCCGCAGATCCTTGCACCACTTGATCCTTCATTTTAAGGCGCTGTTTTGAGGGATCCGGCCATATGCTATTCCAGGTTTTGGGCCCTCCGCATAGTGCTAGCGCCGGGGCAATTGAATTATCTAACAACAAATTGTATAGAATATTGCATATGAGTTTCCCTCTTGACGGTTCCTCATAAGTCCTTCGAAGAGGGCCATATACCACACAACAAGAACACTCAGCGATATGCCGGTATACACTGTGTCAAATGTATGTAAGGGAGGCCAGCGATGGCGCAGCGGTCACTAACAGCGGTAGGTACAAAACTTGAAGATCTGCGTGGTGATGGTAGGGCTCCCCGCACGGGGCAAGTCCTTCATCTCGCAGAAGATCGTGCGGTATCTCTCGTGGCTCTCAATCAAGGCGCGGTGCTTTAACGTCGGCAATTACCGGCGGCAAGCAGGGGCGGCCAAACCGAGCGCCGAGTTCTTTGCCTCAGACAATGCGATGGGGATGAAGGTGCGCCGGCAGGCCGTCGAGCAGGCGGTGGCCGACATGAATCGGTGGTTCTTCGAGGAGGACGGGATTGTGGGGATCCTCGACGCGACCAACACGACACATGAGCGGCGCGACTGGATCCTCAAGATGTGCCGTGAGAATGGGATCGAGCCGATGTTCCTGGAGAGCTGGTGCAATGACCAGGACATCATCCTGCGCAACATCCTGGAGATGAAGGCCACCTCCCCGGACTACGAGGGCTGCGATCCCGAGGACGCGCGGCGTGACTTCCTGGAGCGTATTGCCAAGTATGAGGACGTGTATGAGCCCTTGGACGAGACCCGCGATCAGGACCTCACGTTTGTGCGTCTGATCAACGTGGCACAGCAGGTCATCATCAATCGCATAGAGACTTACCTGGAGAGCCGCATAGTGTTCTACGTCATGAACCTGCACATCAAGCCACGCGTCATTTGGCTCTCGCGGCACGGGGAGTCTGTGTACAACCTCGAAAAGAAGATCGGCGGGGATTCCCACCTATCGCCTCGCGGCCTGGAGTATGCCCGCAAGCTCCCAGAGCTGGTCCGCGAGTCTGCCGGCAACGTCGACCTCACGGTCTGGACCTCCACCCTCGTGCGCACCGGCGAGACAGCACAATTCCTGCCATATAAGCAACTGCAATGGAAGGCCCTAGACGAGCTCGACGCAGGCGTCTGCGACGGTATGACGTACGAGGAGATTGAGGAGAAATACCCGGAGGACTTCAAGGCGCGCGATGAGGACAAATACGAGTACCGCTATCGCGGAGGCGAGTCCTACCGCGACGTCGTGATTCGCCTGGAGCCCATTATCATGGAACTAGAGCGCCAGGAGAACATCCTTATCATCACCCACCAGGCCGTGCTGCGCTGCATCTACGCCTACTTCATGAATGTCCCGCAGGAGGAGTCACCGTGGGTGTCCATCCCGCTACACACCCTAATTAAGCTGGAGCCTCGTGCCTACAGCACTAAGGTCACCAGAGTCAAGGCGAACATAGAGGCCGTGAGCACGTACAAGGAGAAGGGTACCAGTCGAGTCGGGGAGCCTTCTCAGGACCGTCGCCCACTACAGTAGCTTGTTCCTCTGCCGCACGTGCTCGTATAAGGTATAGCCGTACTACCTATCAAATGTATATCTCGCAGTAGTGACACAGCCTACGGCGCTAGATGCCTACTACTCTGCCTCACGGCTGTCCGCCTGTGGGCGCTGGCCGAGCGTCCTGCACGGAATTCCGTCGCTTGCTGAAGAAGAAATTTTACCAAGCCACCTAAATGATGAAACCTAAAGCAGACGGACTTTCTAGCTCTGGGTACATCGAGGCACTCGGCTCTTTCCAAGCACTTGCCAGTGTGTATTCAAACGCTACAGCAGCCAAAGGTGTTGTTTTGTGGTTGCATTATCGTACAGATAGAAATCCTGTCTCGACGATCCCAAGAAAGGCCTAACACTCGACTACCTCACTAACAGAGGAGTTCAGGCACACAGGTTCTCCGCTGAAGAGGGGTTGCCTCCAGGATTGGTATTGCAAGGTGGTTCAGTAGGCAGGTAGCGCATGGTGAGAGGCCTTTTTGGATTTGGCAAGAGGTCAGGCCAGGACCGGAACAGGGAGCCCGAGCGCAGGAAGTGCGATGAGGAGGACATGCTGGGGGAGGACCCGAAACAGCCTATTCTCTTGAGTGGAAAGACATGCGAGTCGGTGCAGTCCTCGTCGATATTCTCGCGGGGGCTGCGCACCTGCGGGACGGATATCTCGACTAGCGGTGCTTTTTCCGAGAGCGGCGCACGAGTGGATAAGGACATAGGCAAGCCCTTAAGGGTAACGGGCGTGGGCACGGCGCTGGGTACTGTGGCCGAGCACGAGGAGGGTAGCCAGACGCTGGGACTGGTGCCTTCTGGGACTGACTCGACAGGAGATGCATACGAGGAAACGCACCCGGACCGACGGGGAGCCGGGCAGCTCGAGACAGAGCTTCAGGAGCTTGGGGACAAACTCGACTCAGTGATGGATGAAATAGTACAAAACGTAACAAATGTGTCGAAGGCGGTTATCCAGGCCATCGAGCATTTCAAAAACTTCCTCGAACAGGCCGAGGGTTGCCATTATGGCGTGTCCACGGAACATTCTGCTGCGTTTAGGAGGATCACCAAAATAGTGTTGCATTTCCAGGACAATCTCTTGCAGTCCGACGTATTCAGTAACTCCCGCGCTATACTATTGAGATGGTATATCAAGTTTTTGACCAGCTTGAACCTCGAAGTGCATGACTTACCGCCCGCTGATGTGAAACGGATGCCACTTCCATCCCTTAAAATTTATGCCATAGGCCAGGACTGCAATCTACCGAATAGAGATAAAATATCTACTATCATCGAGGAGATTGCCGGCGCCAATGATTCGTCGATTTCTGACCAGGAAGGTGCGTTTATTGCTCCAGTCTTGAGAGGGCTGGATAAGAACTCCGCAATATTAACTATTCTGTTTGGCTTTCCGAGACCTCAGCAAGCTCATTATGAGATGGTAAAAGTATTGTACTCACTGTTCCGAGACGTTCACTTCTATTGTGTTAAAGATTATATCACCCCATGTGCTGCGAACGTCGCACCCAATGTAGTACCTTCTTCGATACCTATGCAGGCATTTAGCCCGCAAAGGACACAGTTCATTCCTCCTTACACGCTGCCATCTGATGTTATGGCTCCGCCGATGTCAATGTCCCTTTCCTCGGAAGATAGTGTGAGCATGACGGGCACCCTAGGGGGCTATCTTTTCCCGCAGATTCCTGAAAGCGAGGAACACCTATCAGGCTTTGCCGGGGCGGCATTTGGAATCACATGCGCACACGTTGTATTGACGGAGTCGCAGGACCACCCATATGTCTCGGTCCCATCGAGAGTGTTGCAGAACATATACAAGAAGACGCTTAAAGAAGAGTTGACAAGATACCCAGAAGGAAGCATTGAACGTCTAAGCTTTGAGGACGAGATATCACGTATTGAACAGAACTTGGAGTGGCAGCAGGAAAACAAGTTTGGCCAGGTAGTTTGGGGAGAACGCTCTATTGTCAAACAGAAGCTATCAGACTTCGCGATAATTAAACTAAATCCGAAAATACGCTGCAGAAACTACTTGGGTGACGACCTTTCTGGTATCCCAGATCCGGTCCTACGTTTCAAGAACCTATATGTGAGAAAAAAGTTGATGACTTTGAGACCGGGGCTCGAAGTCTTCAAAGTTGGTGCTTCGTCCAAATACACACGTGGAACTGTTAATGGCTCCAAGATTGTATATTGGGCAGACGGTAAAATACAGAGCACAGAGTTCGTTATTTCCTCTCCCCAACCCTTCTTTGCCACCGGTGGCGATTCTGGAGCCTGGCTTCTCACGAAGCTAGATGACGAACTTGGGCTAGGTGTTGTTGGGATGTTGCATAGCTACGATGGCGAGCAAAAGCAATTTGGCCTTTACACTCCGATAGCCGACATTCTAGAAAGGTTACACGACGTAACCGGTGTAATATGGGACATTGACCAGCCTCCAGAGTTAAGTAAGTATATCGATTGATAAAAAGTAACGAGCATAATGATATAGCCTTTATTTGATTGACATGTGGCACTACTCACACACACAATCTAGTTTAACGTAGCGGTGAATTTACTTTCCGATGCCTTAAGTTATGTTTCAAAGTACATCAAAAACGAGATACTTTCTATGGGCCGATTAGTCAGCTTATCCTACGCAGATTTTCCTACCGGACGTGCAACCAGCGGTAACGAGATGTTAATCTGTAGAAAGATTTCCATAGGTTTAGCGGCGTACCTGTTTAATGGAAGAGTGTGCTCCACCTACGCGACCCCCTTGCGCTATAGAAAATTCTGTGGCTTACAAAAGCCAACATGACACAGCGTTTTCACGGAGAACGTAGCACATCCTGCACTTAAACCATATTAGACAATACATATTTAAGTATGATGGACTTCATAGGTATAAATCTCTTTCTTGAATATAATATATGGATGGAGGAGACGGCCATCACTTCATAGAATGAGCTCACTTAACGTCGATGGAACAGCCAATTTCACTACACCTGTTATAGAATATTATGCTAAATTCATGCATTCACCTCCCAGTAGGGACTCTGTATCTGGAACTAGCCCAACCACGAAATTCCTGAAAACGCTGTCTGGAGGGTCTATTCGACGTCTGAGTAGTAAATTCAGGCCCCACAGCAGGAACAGCGgactgcagcagcaacaaATATCTTATCCACAACCTGTTAACAGAACACTACCAGTTATTCATGGACCTTCCGGAGCTGCACCTGTATCGTTACAGAAGCTCGGATCTACAACCATGCAAGGCAAGAAGAGGCCGACGCCTTTGAATTTGAAGATGGTGAGTCAGCCTTTAGCCGTACAGAAGACATCAAGTGATGCATCTAAACCCAAACTGGGATCGCCTATGAAGCTGCGGCCTCCTTCTAAAATGCAGACAAATGATTTAAGATCATCTGGGAAAACTTTGGTGGATGATCAGGGCCTAAGACTCTCAATACAACAGTCCGCTCTTTCCAATTCCAACAGATCGCCGGATACTTATGCGGGCAGAATATCAACTAACTATGCATCAATCCATCGCCGTCATACGATAACTAGTGCTATAAATGGAGGCAAGCGTTACAATAGCAACGCATGCTCCATCTGCGGCGAAAATCTCAACGCTTTGCTAGCCGGTGAAAGAATTGTAGAGCTGACATGCGATCATCAAAGCCACTATCACTGTTACTTTACACTACTAGAAGTATCTGTACAGAATGACAAGTATCCTCGTTGTCAGCTTTGCGGCCAGGAGCGCAAACCTAAGAGCGATGAAATCTTAACCGACATGAAGTCTTCTATTTTGTTAACGAAACCGCTACGATCTACACAAGGGAGCAGTATCAGCGCTCAAGTATTAGGTCCGACTTCTGCGACAGGTGAGAA encodes the following:
- the VPS35 gene encoding retromer subunit VPS35 (Syntenic homolog of Saccharomyces cerevisiae YJL154C (VPS35)); the encoded protein is MSYAESVEQATGVIKQQTVLIQRHLAQRKLLDALKHISIMLTELRNPSLTPKQYYELYILVYDALSVLSQYLVENHPKRHHLADLYELVQYAGNILPRLYLMITVGTAFLQIKDSPREEILKDMIEMCKGVQNPVRGLFLRYYLSQRTKEWLLPQNGPAGNASEGRSQENVENNVKKFNVEFIINNFIEMNKLWVRLQHYGPLRERELRTKERRELQILIGSNLVRLSQIVEDDSKLYAEVILPQLLDQIVQCRDVVSQEYLLDVICQVFPDEFHLATLPTLLETTLKFNPDVSINKVVSNLVERFNGYVERQSGDIDSVQNTFRKLCIQGQPTSASGDTISSSGGLFFVFWRYLEKLSEQRPDLPLNDLFPLVQGILKLSLTWYPDVLSNVDCLFKFTVRKCQENGGPDANPDYEYLFQDLLLSMTSSSMFYRVLTECESYQKLLSMQPVGLQKLVVNCILDTIFKAGITITNRIHLEKILLLCESLIKVNNPKIHNSGEDAEQHSAQDDDPTSCLLNIEQEKLAQVVHICRSQSIEKQVELLLTCKSWFYKGGIQMRYTYPAVVTAFWKLIRKTDIKKSKYPSREKKYRQLIKQLFKYVSRCLSELGNTVGAPCADLVFKMNLQSAAIADHLGLSEISYDFFTQVFTIFEESLSDSRSQFQAIITMAQTLQKTRSLYVENYYDSLITRCTLYGSRLLKKQDQCRAVYLCSHLWWATEIPLIGEEEGITDTFYREGKRVLECLQRSLRVADSIMDNVQSCQLMVEILNRCCYYFVHGDESATHVGPKYINGLIELIETNLKSLKIEESVEFAESKLPKPSYANFVVGVDGSYIQVPTSPTATVAAVMSKPPNITISSLVPIVTGYLQRTLNYIEDQKVVDDRFRAIIV
- the FBP26 gene encoding fructose-2,6-bisphosphatase (Syntenic homolog of Saccharomyces cerevisiae YJL155C (FBP26); 1-intron), with amino-acid sequence MPVYTVSNVQNLKICVVMVGLPARGKSFISQKIVRYLSWLSIKARCFNVGNYRRQAGAAKPSAEFFASDNAMGMKVRRQAVEQAVADMNRWFFEEDGIVGILDATNTTHERRDWILKMCRENGIEPMFLESWCNDQDIILRNILEMKATSPDYEGCDPEDARRDFLERIAKYEDVYEPLDETRDQDLTFVRLINVAQQVIINRIETYLESRIVFYVMNLHIKPRVIWLSRHGESVYNLEKKIGGDSHLSPRGLEYARKLPELVRESAGNVDLTVWTSTLVRTGETAQFLPYKQLQWKALDELDAGVCDGMTYEEIEEKYPEDFKARDEDKYEYRYRGGESYRDVVIRLEPIIMELERQENILIITHQAVLRCIYAYFMNVPQEESPWVSIPLHTLIKLEPRAYSTKVTRVKANIEAVSTYKEKGTSRVGEPSQDRRPLQ
- the SSY5 gene encoding Ssy5p (Syntenic homolog of Saccharomyces cerevisiae YJL156C (SSY5)); this translates as MVRGLFGFGKRSGQDRNREPERRKCDEEDMLGEDPKQPILLSGKTCESVQSSSIFSRGLRTCGTDISTSGAFSESGARVDKDIGKPLRVTGVGTALGTVAEHEEGSQTLGLVPSGTDSTGDAYEETHPDRRGAGQLETELQELGDKLDSVMDEIVQNVTNVSKAVIQAIEHFKNFLEQAEGCHYGVSTEHSAAFRRITKIVLHFQDNLLQSDVFSNSRAILLRWYIKFLTSLNLEVHDLPPADVKRMPLPSLKIYAIGQDCNLPNRDKISTIIEEIAGANDSSISDQEGAFIAPVLRGLDKNSAILTILFGFPRPQQAHYEMVKVLYSLFRDVHFYCVKDYITPCAANVAPNVVPSSIPMQAFSPQRTQFIPPYTLPSDVMAPPMSMSLSSEDSVSMTGTLGGYLFPQIPESEEHLSGFAGAAFGITCAHVVLTESQDHPYVSVPSRVLQNIYKKTLKEELTRYPEGSIERLSFEDEISRIEQNLEWQQENKFGQVVWGERSIVKQKLSDFAIIKLNPKIRCRNYLGDDLSGIPDPVLRFKNLYVRKKLMTLRPGLEVFKVGASSKYTRGTVNGSKIVYWADGKIQSTEFVISSPQPFFATGGDSGAWLLTKLDDELGLGVVGMLHSYDGEQKQFGLYTPIADILERLHDVTGVIWDIDQPPELSKYID